The following are from one region of the Nicotiana tomentosiformis chromosome 7, ASM39032v3, whole genome shotgun sequence genome:
- the LOC104108671 gene encoding probable glutathione S-transferase — translation MADEVVLLDTYVSMFGVRVRIALAEKGIQYEYKEQDLLNKTPLLLQMNPIHKKIPVLIHNGKPICESLIIVEYIDEVWKDKSPFMPSDPYKRAQARFWADYVDKKIYESGKKMWTSKVEDQEAANKEFIECLKLLEGELGDKPYFGGERFGFVDMALMPYYSWFPSYEKFGNFSIEAECPKIVEWAKKCVQKESVSKSLADPDKVYDYIVMARQKWGIA, via the exons ATGGCTGACGAAGTTGTCCTTTTGGATACCTATGTGAGCATGTTTGGGGTGAGGGTTAGGATTGCCCTGGCTGAAAAAGGCATACAGTATGAATACAAAGAGCAGGATTTGTTGAATAAAACCCCTCTTCTCCTACAAATGAACCCAATTCACAAGAAAATTCCAGTCTTGATTCATAATGGAAAACCAATCTGTGAATCCCTCATTATTGTTGAGTATATAGATGAAGTTTGGAAGGACAAATCCCCTTTCATGCCTTCTGATCCTTACAAGAGAGCTCAAGCTAGATTTTGGGCTGATTATGTTGACAAAAAG ATTTATGAGAGTGGAAAGAAAATGTGGACATCAAAAGTGGAGGACCAAGAAGCAGCCAACAAAGAATTTATAGAGTGCCTGAAATTGTTGGAAGGGGAGTTAGGAGACAAGCCATACTTCGGAGGAGAAAGATTTGGTTTTGTGGATATGGCCCTTATGccttactatagctggttccCTTCTTATGAGAAATTTGGCAACTTTAGCATAGAAGCAGAGTGTCCTAAGATTGTGGAATGGGCAAAAAAGTGTGTGCAAAAGGAGAGTGTCTCAAAGTCTCTTGCTGACCCTGACAAAGTCTATGATTATATTGTGATGGCGAGACAAAAGTGGGGCATTGCCTAA
- the LOC104108670 gene encoding probable glutathione S-transferase: MANEEVILLDFWPSMFGMRLRIALAEKEIKYEYKEEDLRNKSPLLLQMNPIHKKIPVLIHNGKPICESIIAVEYIEEVWKDKAPNLLPSDPYDRAQARFWADYIDKKLYDFGRKLWTTKGEEQEAAKKDFIECLKVLEGALGDKPYFGGESFGFVDIALIGYYSWFYAYETFGNFSTEAECPKFVAWAKRCMQRESVAKSLPDQPKVLEFVKVLRQKFGLE; encoded by the exons ATGGCGAACGAAGAGGTGATTCTGTTGGATTTCTGGCCTAGCATGTTTGGCATGAGGCTCAGGATTGCATTAGCTGAAAAGGAGATAAAGTATGAGTACAAAGAAGAGGACTTGAGGAACAAAAGCCCTTTGCTTTTACAAATGAATCCAATCCACAAGAAAATCCCAGTGTTGATTCACAATGGAAAACCCATTTGTGAGTCTATTATTGCAGTTGAGTACATTGAAGAAGTTTGGAAAGACAAAGCCCCTAATTTGCTCCCTTCTGATCCTTATGACAGAGCTCAAGCTAGGTTCTGGGCTGATTACATTGACAAGAAG TTGTATGATTTTGGGAGGAAGTTATGGACAACAAAAGGAGAAGAGCAGGAGGCAGCTAAGAAAGATTTCATAGAATGCCTCAAGGTGTTGGAGGGAGCACTAGGAGACAAGCCTTACTTTGGAGGGGAAAGTTTTGGGTTTGTGGATATTGCTCTGATTGGATACTACAGCTGGTTTTATgcctatgagacttttggcaacTTCAGCACAGAGGCTGAGTGCCCAAAATTTGTGGCTTGGGCCAAGAGGTGCATGCAGAGGGAGAGTGTTGCTAAGTCTTTACCTGACCAACCTAAAGTCCTTGAGTTTGTAAAAGTGCTTAGGCAAAAGTTTGGACTTGAGTAA